A window of Candidatus Hydrogenedentota bacterium contains these coding sequences:
- a CDS encoding right-handed parallel beta-helix repeat-containing protein, with the protein MRSVRDFGAIGDGVADDTAAIQHAIQENVNEVVFPPGNYRITKTITIDLATTGFVSLAGSGGTAKILMEGAGPALDFRGNHGGTAGPETFQDGIWARERMPLVQGLEIEGRHPEADGIHCHQTAMSTFESVLLRKLRHGIHLTERARNVLISHCHIYDNSGVGVFLDHVNLHQIIVASSHISYNKLSGIKILNGEVRNVQITGNDIEYNYDRHVSEGAPASAEIWIETTGEKATIREGTIASNTIQSRFSPGGANIRFISRPEANLHAGLFAISGNLIGSQETNIDLVSARGVSISGNVIYSGHQRNLRATNCRSIAVAGNTFDHNGDYLPKELATGITFDGCTDCTLTGSIIHDAFAGEHTVNTPVTLERKGLVEIIGCQRMTVSACQILDPGLPGIYLDSCDLVNIQGCSILDSREENKMPHAIHWTGPGQANQIGNCTLGQGGAGAINAAAEANVKVGDNVEVA; encoded by the coding sequence ATGCGCAGCGTACGCGATTTCGGGGCTATCGGGGATGGCGTGGCGGACGATACCGCCGCAATCCAGCATGCCATTCAGGAGAACGTCAACGAGGTGGTGTTCCCCCCCGGCAACTACCGCATCACGAAGACCATCACCATCGACCTGGCCACAACCGGTTTTGTCAGCCTCGCCGGCAGCGGCGGGACCGCGAAGATCCTCATGGAGGGGGCCGGCCCCGCGCTCGACTTCCGCGGCAACCACGGCGGCACGGCGGGCCCGGAGACCTTCCAGGACGGCATCTGGGCGCGCGAGCGCATGCCGCTGGTGCAGGGCCTCGAGATCGAAGGGCGCCACCCCGAGGCGGACGGCATCCATTGCCACCAGACCGCGATGAGCACCTTTGAAAGCGTGCTCCTGCGGAAACTCCGCCACGGCATCCACCTCACGGAGCGCGCGCGGAACGTCCTCATCAGCCACTGCCACATCTACGACAACAGCGGCGTGGGCGTGTTTCTCGATCACGTGAACCTGCACCAGATCATTGTCGCGAGCAGCCACATCAGCTACAACAAGCTTTCGGGCATCAAGATCCTCAACGGCGAAGTCCGCAACGTGCAGATCACGGGCAACGACATCGAATACAACTACGACCGGCATGTTTCGGAAGGCGCGCCCGCAAGCGCGGAGATCTGGATCGAGACCACCGGCGAGAAGGCCACCATCCGCGAAGGGACCATCGCGAGCAACACCATCCAGTCGCGCTTTTCGCCAGGCGGCGCGAATATCCGCTTCATCAGCCGCCCCGAAGCCAACCTGCACGCGGGCCTCTTCGCCATCAGCGGGAACCTCATCGGCAGCCAGGAAACCAATATCGACCTGGTGTCGGCGCGGGGCGTATCGATATCCGGCAACGTGATCTACAGCGGCCACCAGCGCAACCTGCGGGCGACCAATTGCCGGAGCATTGCGGTTGCCGGGAACACTTTCGATCACAACGGCGATTACCTGCCGAAGGAACTGGCCACGGGCATCACGTTTGACGGCTGCACCGACTGCACGCTGACCGGCTCCATCATTCACGACGCCTTTGCGGGAGAGCACACCGTGAACACCCCGGTGACGCTGGAACGGAAGGGGCTGGTTGAGATCATCGGATGCCAACGAATGACCGTTAGCGCCTGCCAGATCCTGGACCCAGGCCTGCCGGGAATCTACCTCGATTCCTGCGATCTGGTGAACATCCAGGGTTGCTCGATCCTCGATTCCCGCGAAGAAAACAAGATGCCCCACGCCATCCACTGGACCGGCCCCGGCCAGGCCAACCAGATCGGAAACTGCACGCTCGGCCAGGGCGGCGCGGGGGCCATCAACGCGGCGGCGGAGGCGAACGTGAAGGTCGGGGACAACGTGGAAGTGGCGTAA
- a CDS encoding PIN domain-containing protein, with amino-acid sequence MSEPPNYMLDTGLVLHIVRGSAAFQAIDTIYQLTQSRFRPLICVVTRGEIRAIAYRRGWGEKKLRELDALLDKLVYIDISDPAVIEAYARLSACATERGWALHSQKNDLWIAAAAQVTGSVLLTMDHDFTSAHEDGLIKRVLFDHVTGAVVP; translated from the coding sequence GTGAGCGAGCCCCCCAATTACATGTTGGATACGGGGCTGGTGCTGCATATCGTGCGCGGTTCCGCCGCCTTTCAGGCAATTGACACGATATACCAACTTACTCAGTCCCGATTCCGCCCCTTGATATGCGTCGTAACGCGCGGGGAAATTCGCGCCATCGCATACCGGCGCGGCTGGGGTGAGAAAAAGCTCCGGGAACTGGACGCGCTGCTGGATAAACTCGTATACATTGACATTAGCGATCCGGCGGTTATCGAAGCGTACGCCCGGCTGAGCGCATGCGCCACGGAGCGCGGCTGGGCGCTTCACAGCCAGAAGAACGATCTGTGGATAGCCGCCGCCGCACAAGTGACCGGATCCGTCTTGCTCACCATGGACCACGATTTCACCAGCGCGCATGAGGACGGCCTTATCAAGCGTGTACTGTTCGATCACGTAACCGGCGCGGTCGTGCCGTAG
- a CDS encoding alpha/beta hydrolase, with translation MDTLFSARGFAVLVALVVALFAPGQERDPNLPADYEASLAAMSAAFAGGALELEDGTKLAWHIRDGDGPNLVLIPGSWGDYLSFNRFVPHLDANLRIIIIELRGHGDSGNHQMGATMADLADDVMRVVAHLGLDRYYLGGHSIGGMLAVEIAGRAPEGLAGAIPMEGWTHHTVQFNAFGHLGPFPSTPAVAAERAANRDRGQARLTPEEIRDFASIWRKWDGYEALLATSTPMLQLWGDRGQKERPGRAMMQIPDRENIQIFWIPNASHAHLVEQPEAGAQAVNAFIRSVEAQAAAGAPAESP, from the coding sequence ATGGATACATTGTTTTCCGCGCGCGGATTCGCCGTGCTGGTCGCCCTTGTTGTGGCCCTGTTCGCCCCCGGGCAGGAGCGCGATCCCAACCTGCCAGCGGACTATGAGGCGAGCCTGGCGGCGATGTCCGCCGCGTTCGCGGGGGGCGCGCTCGAACTGGAAGATGGAACGAAGCTTGCCTGGCATATTCGCGACGGGGATGGGCCGAACCTGGTGCTGATTCCCGGGAGCTGGGGCGACTACCTGAGCTTCAACCGCTTCGTACCCCATCTCGACGCGAACCTGCGCATCATCATCATTGAGCTGCGCGGGCACGGCGACAGCGGCAATCACCAGATGGGCGCCACGATGGCCGATCTGGCGGACGATGTCATGCGCGTGGTGGCGCATCTCGGCCTGGACCGCTACTACTTGGGCGGCCACAGCATCGGCGGCATGCTCGCCGTCGAAATCGCCGGACGCGCGCCGGAAGGCCTGGCGGGCGCCATCCCGATGGAGGGCTGGACGCACCACACGGTCCAGTTCAACGCCTTTGGCCACCTCGGGCCGTTTCCGTCCACGCCGGCCGTCGCCGCGGAGCGCGCCGCCAACCGCGACCGCGGCCAGGCGCGCCTCACGCCGGAGGAGATCCGGGATTTCGCATCCATCTGGCGGAAGTGGGACGGGTACGAGGCGCTCCTGGCGACCTCAACACCGATGCTGCAACTCTGGGGCGATCGCGGGCAGAAGGAGCGGCCCGGGCGCGCCATGATGCAGATCCCGGACCGCGAAAACATCCAGATCTTCTGGATTCCGAACGCCTCGCACGCGCACCTCGTGGAGCAGCCCGAAGCCGGGGCCCAGGCCGTGAACGCGTTTATTCGCTCGGTGGAGGCGCAGGCGGCAGCAGGTGCTCCCGCAGAAAGTCCATGA
- a CDS encoding alpha/beta hydrolase: protein MIALLLPAIALFAADLPAPEPLDGAVSVYRSLPFAAYGEATLLLDLYVPASTPEPVPCIVVIPGGGFRPQVKDRFGDTARRFAEAGFAAASIGYRGWPEHPFPAAVHDTKAAVRFLRAKAGLLSIDPARIGAFGQSAGGHLAAMLAVSDHPDLEGDGGNAGVSSRVQAAVTYAGVFDFIERFRESNENENNPEKRRTNGAWIGEPFSPESAVWRQASPYYHVSTGDAPMLLAHCKDDRTVYWKQSERMYEAMKAVRPESRLLLFEAGGHNLRGSAAVRDEAWSAALAFLRETLLKPQPEAPFVPVVAPTRANVAYGPHGRNVMDVWLAPSDSPTPLLVSIHGGGFRGGNKKVSNRLLAACLESGISVAAITYRLTDEVMAPVPFHDAARAIQYLRHRAAEWNIDPARIAANGDSAGAGLSLWLGFHEDLADPDNTDPVLRESSRLACIAAENGQASYDPRYVRALIPEMATWEHPALGYLFGVKSSEIDNLPEEKYRLFEETAPITHITPDDPPVLMTYNSAADAPVTSLRVGIHHPRFGFALKEKLDAAGVPCVVACGFEGRGEARDALIMDFLREHLLPPAPPPSE, encoded by the coding sequence ATGATTGCCCTGCTCCTGCCCGCCATCGCGCTTTTCGCCGCCGACCTTCCCGCGCCCGAGCCGCTCGACGGCGCCGTCTCGGTCTACCGGAGCCTGCCCTTCGCCGCTTATGGCGAAGCGACCCTCCTGCTGGACCTTTATGTTCCCGCCTCGACGCCGGAACCCGTCCCCTGCATTGTGGTTATTCCCGGCGGGGGATTCCGCCCGCAGGTCAAGGACAGATTCGGGGACACCGCGCGGCGTTTTGCGGAGGCGGGCTTCGCGGCGGCGAGCATCGGGTACCGCGGCTGGCCGGAGCATCCGTTTCCGGCGGCGGTGCACGACACCAAGGCGGCGGTCCGGTTCCTGCGCGCGAAGGCCGGGCTGCTCTCCATCGACCCCGCGCGGATCGGCGCGTTTGGCCAGTCGGCGGGCGGGCATCTGGCGGCGATGCTGGCGGTATCGGATCACCCCGACCTGGAGGGCGATGGCGGCAACGCCGGGGTCTCCAGCCGGGTGCAGGCCGCCGTGACCTATGCCGGGGTCTTCGATTTCATCGAGCGCTTTCGCGAGAGCAACGAGAACGAGAACAATCCGGAGAAACGGAGGACGAACGGCGCCTGGATCGGGGAGCCCTTCTCCCCGGAAAGCGCGGTCTGGCGTCAGGCCTCGCCCTACTACCACGTGTCCACGGGCGACGCGCCGATGCTGCTCGCGCATTGCAAGGACGACCGCACCGTGTACTGGAAGCAGTCGGAGCGGATGTACGAGGCCATGAAGGCCGTGCGCCCGGAGAGCCGCCTGCTGCTCTTTGAGGCGGGCGGCCACAACCTCCGCGGTTCGGCGGCCGTGCGCGACGAAGCCTGGTCGGCCGCGCTGGCGTTCCTGCGGGAGACGCTCCTGAAGCCGCAGCCCGAGGCCCCGTTTGTGCCGGTGGTCGCGCCTACCCGTGCCAACGTCGCCTACGGTCCGCACGGGCGCAACGTGATGGACGTGTGGCTCGCGCCGTCGGACTCCCCCACGCCGCTCCTCGTCTCCATCCACGGCGGGGGCTTCCGGGGCGGCAACAAGAAGGTGAGCAACCGGCTGCTGGCGGCCTGCCTGGAATCCGGCATCTCCGTTGCGGCGATCACCTACCGGCTGACCGATGAGGTCATGGCGCCGGTCCCGTTTCACGACGCGGCGCGGGCGATCCAGTACCTGCGCCACCGCGCGGCGGAATGGAACATCGACCCCGCGCGCATCGCGGCGAACGGAGATTCCGCCGGCGCGGGCCTGTCGCTCTGGCTCGGCTTCCACGAGGACCTGGCGGACCCCGACAACACCGATCCCGTGCTTCGCGAGTCGAGCCGGCTCGCGTGCATCGCCGCGGAGAACGGGCAGGCCTCCTACGACCCACGCTACGTCCGCGCGCTGATCCCCGAGATGGCCACCTGGGAGCATCCCGCGCTGGGCTACCTGTTTGGCGTCAAGTCGAGCGAGATCGACAACCTGCCCGAGGAAAAGTACCGCCTCTTCGAAGAGACAGCGCCGATCACACACATCACCCCGGACGATCCGCCCGTCCTCATGACCTACAACAGCGCGGCGGACGCGCCGGTGACCTCGCTGCGCGTGGGGATACACCACCCGCGCTTCGGCTTCGCCCTGAAGGAGAAGCTGGATGCGGCGGGAGTCCCCTGCGTGGTGGCGTGCGGCTTCGAGGGCCGTGGCGAAGCGCGCGACGCCCTGATCATGGACTTTCTGCGGGAGCACCTGCTGCCGCCTGCGCCTCCACCGAGCGAATAA